One Rissa tridactyla isolate bRisTri1 chromosome 1, bRisTri1.patW.cur.20221130, whole genome shotgun sequence DNA segment encodes these proteins:
- the LOC128919455 gene encoding olfactory receptor 2AT4: METCSGNASTKVFFLVGFPALQDFQTPLFVVFLLFYLLILVGNAVIITVVVVDHTLHKPMYFFLINLSVLDVLFTTTTIPKMLVMFLVNAKTISFWGCFLQMYSFHGLTVTEALLLVVMAYDRYEAICNPLCYPAKMTRRVNIQLAASAWITALLIPVPVIMQTSQLAYRDTTKVHHCFCDHLSVVQAACSDFSADFQTFLGFSIAMTVSVVPLLLVTLSYVHIILSVLKINSKEGRTKAFSTCTSHLLVVGTYYFSITVAYMSYRADIPVDVHVMSNVVFSILTPLLNPIIYTLRNKEVKSAVKKFIFLK; this comes from the coding sequence ATGGAGACTTGCAGCGGCAATGCTTCCACTAAAGTCTTTTTCTTGGTGGGGTTTCCAGCTCTCCAGGATTTCCAGACCCCACTCTTCGTTGTGTTCTTGCTATTCTACCTGCTGATCCTGGTCGGTAATGCCGTTATCATCACCGTGGTTGTGGTTGACCACACGCTCCATAAACCCATGTACTTTTTCCTGATTAACCTCTCCGTGTTGGACGTGCTATTCACaaccaccaccatccccaaaaTGCTGGTGATGTTCCTGGTCAACGCTAAAACCATCTCGTTTTGGGGCTGTTTTCTGCAGATGTACAGTTTTCACGGGTTGACGGTAACTGAAGCACTTCTCCTGGTGGTCATGGCTTACGACCGCTACGAAGCTATCTGCAACCCCCTCTGTTACCCGGCCAAGATGACAAGAAGAGTGAACATCCAGCTGGCAGCGAGCGCCTGGATCACTGCGTTGCTAATACCCGTGCCCGTCATCATGCAGACCTCTCAGCTGGCTTACAGGGACACAACCAAGGTTCACCACTGCTTTTGTGACCACCTGTCAGTGGTACAGGCTGCATGCTCGGACTTCAGTGCTGATTTCCAGACCTTCTTGGGGTTCTCCATTGCTATGACAGTGTCGGTGGTCCCTCTATTGCTCGTCACCCTCTCATACGTCCACATCATCCTCTCCGTACTGAAAATCAACTCCAAAGAAGGACGCACGAAAGCTTTTTCAACATGTACTTCCCATCTGCTTGTGGTGGGCACTTACTACTTCTCCATCACTGTGGCGTACATGTCCTACAGAGCGGACATCCCCGTTGATGTCCATGTCATGAGCAATGTTGTCTTCTCTATTTTAACTCCCTTGTTAAACCCCATCATTTACACTTTACGGAACAAGGAAGTAAAATCTGCggttaaaaagtttatttttctgaaa